A section of the Apodemus sylvaticus chromosome 10, mApoSyl1.1, whole genome shotgun sequence genome encodes:
- the Npm1 gene encoding nucleophosmin isoform X2 has product MEDSMDMDMSPLRPQNYLFGCELKADKDYHFKVDNDENEHQLSLRTVSLGAGAKDELHIVEAEAMNYEGSPIKVTLATLKMSVQPTVSLGGFEITPPVVLRLKCGSGPVHISGQHLVAVEEDAESEDEDEEDVKLLGMSGKRSAPGGGNKVPQKKVKLDEDDEDDDEDDEDDEDDDDDDFDEEETEEKVPVKKSVRDTPAKNAQKSNQNGKDLKPSTPRSKGQESFKKQEKTPKTPKGPSSVEDIKAKMQASIEKAH; this is encoded by the exons ATGGAAGACTCGATGGACATGGACATGAGCCCTCTCCGGCCTCAGAACTACCTATTCG gtTGCGAACTAAAGGCTGACAAAGACTATCACTTTAAAGTGGATAATGATGAAAATGAGCACCAGTTGTCATTAAGAACG GTCAGTTTAGGAGCAGGGGCAAAAGATGAATTACACATCGTAGAGGCAGAAGCAATGAACTATGAAGGCAGTCCAATTAAAGTAACACTGGCAACTTTGAAAATGTCTGTACAACCAACG GTTTCCCTTGGGGGCTTCGAAATTACACCACCTGTGGTCTTACGGTTGAAGTGTGGTTCAGGGCCCGTGCACATTAGTGGACAGCACCTAGTAG ctGTAGAGGAAGATGCAGAatctgaagatgaagatgaggagGATGTAAAACTCCTAGGCATGTCTGGAAAGCGATCTGCTCCCGGAGGTGGTAACAAGGTTCCACag aaaaaagtAAAACTTGATGAAGATGATGAGGACGACGATgaggatgatgaggatgatgaagA tgatgatgatgatgattttgatgaagaggaaactgaagaaaaggtTCCAGTGAAGAAA TCTGTACGAGATACCCCAGCCAAAAATgcacaaaaatcaaaccaaaatggAAAAGACTTAAAACCATCAACACCAAGATCAAAG GGTCAAGAGTCCttcaaaaaacaggaaaaaactcCTAAAACACCAAAAGGACCTAGTTCTGTAGAAGACATTAAGGCAAAAATGCAAGCAAGTATAGAAAAG GCGCATTGA
- the Npm1 gene encoding nucleophosmin isoform X1 — MEDSMDMDMSPLRPQNYLFGCELKADKDYHFKVDNDENEHQLSLRTVSLGAGAKDELHIVEAEAMNYEGSPIKVTLATLKMSVQPTVSLGGFEITPPVVLRLKCGSGPVHISGQHLVAVEEDAESEDEDEEDVKLLGMSGKRSAPGGGNKVPQKKVKLDEDDEDDDEDDEDDEDDDDDDFDEEETEEKVPVKKSVRDTPAKNAQKSNQNGKDLKPSTPRSKGQESFKKQEKTPKTPKGPSSVEDIKAKMQASIEKGGSLPKVEAKFVNYVKNCFRMTDQEAIQDLWQWRKSL, encoded by the exons ATGGAAGACTCGATGGACATGGACATGAGCCCTCTCCGGCCTCAGAACTACCTATTCG gtTGCGAACTAAAGGCTGACAAAGACTATCACTTTAAAGTGGATAATGATGAAAATGAGCACCAGTTGTCATTAAGAACG GTCAGTTTAGGAGCAGGGGCAAAAGATGAATTACACATCGTAGAGGCAGAAGCAATGAACTATGAAGGCAGTCCAATTAAAGTAACACTGGCAACTTTGAAAATGTCTGTACAACCAACG GTTTCCCTTGGGGGCTTCGAAATTACACCACCTGTGGTCTTACGGTTGAAGTGTGGTTCAGGGCCCGTGCACATTAGTGGACAGCACCTAGTAG ctGTAGAGGAAGATGCAGAatctgaagatgaagatgaggagGATGTAAAACTCCTAGGCATGTCTGGAAAGCGATCTGCTCCCGGAGGTGGTAACAAGGTTCCACag aaaaaagtAAAACTTGATGAAGATGATGAGGACGACGATgaggatgatgaggatgatgaagA tgatgatgatgatgattttgatgaagaggaaactgaagaaaaggtTCCAGTGAAGAAA TCTGTACGAGATACCCCAGCCAAAAATgcacaaaaatcaaaccaaaatggAAAAGACTTAAAACCATCAACACCAAGATCAAAG GGTCAAGAGTCCttcaaaaaacaggaaaaaactcCTAAAACACCAAAAGGACCTAGTTCTGTAGAAGACATTAAGGCAAAAATGCAAGCAAGTATAGAAAAG GGTGGTTCTCTTCCCAAAGTGGAAGCCAAGTTCGTTAATTATGTGAAGAATTGTTTCCGGATGACTGACCAGGAG GCTATTCAAGATCTCTGGCAGTGGAGGAAGTCTCTTTAA